The following are from one region of the Salvia splendens isolate huo1 chromosome 2, SspV2, whole genome shotgun sequence genome:
- the LOC121792271 gene encoding serine/arginine-rich splicing factor RS2Z32-like isoform X1, with product MPRYEDRYGSSTRLYVGHLSSRTRSRDLEHVFSRYGRVRDVDMKRDYAFVEFSDPRDADDARYNLDGRDVDGRRITVEFAKGVPRGPGGVREYVGRGPAPGSGRCFNCGIDGHWARDCKAGDWKNKCYRCGERGHIERNCQNSPKKLSSGRGRSYSRSPVRSRSPRRGGCSRSRSFSRSRSYSRSRSPAARRGRDADYKERRSRCPLDESPDLKRAGTPKSRKLSPTPDRDVPREQSASPSRGRVETEQDGYNSDSPKETSRSPVSPAARRYEESPYEENGRNRSPSPREDRSPVEDDDPVRSPRGSASP from the exons ATGCCTCGCTACGAGGATAGGTATGGGAGCAGTACTCGCCTCTATGTTGGTCACTTGTCCTCTCGGACCCGATCCCGGGATCTTGAGCACGTTTTTAGTAGATATGGCAG AGTACGCGATGTGGATATGAAGCGAGACTACGCCTTTGTT GAATTCAGTGATCCACGGGATGCTGATGATGCTAGATATAATTTGGATGGGCGTGATGTGGATGGACGCCGCATAACTGTGGAATTTGCCAAGGGT GTACCACGTGGGCCTGGAGGGGTTCGGGAGTATGTGGGCCGAGGTCCTGCTCCAGGTTCTGGCCGCTGCTTCAATTGTGGCATTGATGGTCATTGGGCTCGTGATTGCAAAGCTGGAGACTGGAAGAATAAGTGTTACCGCTGTGGGGAAAGAGGTCACATTGAGAGGAACTGCCAAAACAGTCCTAAGAAGCTCAG TAGTGGACGTGGTCGAAGTTACTCGAGATCTCCTGTGAGGTCACGTTCTCCTCGCCGTGGTGGCTGCAGTAGGAGTAGAAGTTTCAGCAGAAGCCGCAGCTACAG CCGGTCAAGGTCCCCTGCTGCCAGGCGAGGACGTGATGCTGATTATAAAGAAAGGAGGTCAAGGTGCCCACTTGATGAAAGCCCAGATCTTAAGAGGGCTGGGACTCCTAAATCAAGGAAGCTCAGTCCTACACCTGACAGGGATGTGCCAAGAGAGCAAAGTGCTTCCCCTAGTAGAGGCAGGGTGGAGACTGAGCAAGATGGGTACAATAGTGATAGCCCAAAGGAGACTAGCCGTAGTCCTGTCAGTCCTGCAGCTAGGAGATATGAAGAGAGTCCTTATGAGGAAAATGGCCGCAATCGCAGCCCTAGTCCTCGAGAGGACAGAAGCCCTGTTGAGGATGATGATCCAGTACGCTCTCCCCGCGGTAGTGCCTCACCCTGA
- the LOC121792271 gene encoding serine/arginine-rich splicing factor RS2Z33-like isoform X2 encodes MKRDYAFVEFSDPRDADDARYNLDGRDVDGRRITVEFAKGVPRGPGGVREYVGRGPAPGSGRCFNCGIDGHWARDCKAGDWKNKCYRCGERGHIERNCQNSPKKLSSGRGRSYSRSPVRSRSPRRGGCSRSRSFSRSRSYSRSRSPAARRGRDADYKERRSRCPLDESPDLKRAGTPKSRKLSPTPDRDVPREQSASPSRGRVETEQDGYNSDSPKETSRSPVSPAARRYEESPYEENGRNRSPSPREDRSPVEDDDPVRSPRGSASP; translated from the exons ATGAAGCGAGACTACGCCTTTGTT GAATTCAGTGATCCACGGGATGCTGATGATGCTAGATATAATTTGGATGGGCGTGATGTGGATGGACGCCGCATAACTGTGGAATTTGCCAAGGGT GTACCACGTGGGCCTGGAGGGGTTCGGGAGTATGTGGGCCGAGGTCCTGCTCCAGGTTCTGGCCGCTGCTTCAATTGTGGCATTGATGGTCATTGGGCTCGTGATTGCAAAGCTGGAGACTGGAAGAATAAGTGTTACCGCTGTGGGGAAAGAGGTCACATTGAGAGGAACTGCCAAAACAGTCCTAAGAAGCTCAG TAGTGGACGTGGTCGAAGTTACTCGAGATCTCCTGTGAGGTCACGTTCTCCTCGCCGTGGTGGCTGCAGTAGGAGTAGAAGTTTCAGCAGAAGCCGCAGCTACAG CCGGTCAAGGTCCCCTGCTGCCAGGCGAGGACGTGATGCTGATTATAAAGAAAGGAGGTCAAGGTGCCCACTTGATGAAAGCCCAGATCTTAAGAGGGCTGGGACTCCTAAATCAAGGAAGCTCAGTCCTACACCTGACAGGGATGTGCCAAGAGAGCAAAGTGCTTCCCCTAGTAGAGGCAGGGTGGAGACTGAGCAAGATGGGTACAATAGTGATAGCCCAAAGGAGACTAGCCGTAGTCCTGTCAGTCCTGCAGCTAGGAGATATGAAGAGAGTCCTTATGAGGAAAATGGCCGCAATCGCAGCCCTAGTCCTCGAGAGGACAGAAGCCCTGTTGAGGATGATGATCCAGTACGCTCTCCCCGCGGTAGTGCCTCACCCTGA
- the LOC121767402 gene encoding ABC transporter G family member 20-like, which translates to MPRSFGYDSLSVSSDMPFLGPRQAMDLQEFSRKPKRSTSHTLGELLQRIGDSTTTSPTHPHLQHPSPSVPLLLSFDNLTYSVSAGRSFLPACLTRRTSTNTEKKVLLNDISGEARDGEIMAVLGASGSGKSTLIDALANRIARESLKGSITLNGEAFESKLLKVISAYVMQDDLLFPMLTVEETLMFSAEFRLPRTMPRSRKRSRVQALIDQLGLRSAANTIIGDEGRRGVSGGERRRVSIGTDIIHDPILLFLDEPTSGLDSTSAFMVVKVLQRIAQSGSIVIMSIHQPSYRILKLLDRLIILSRGQTVFSGLPASLPLFFAEHGHPIPPHEDKTEFALDHIRDLEATPGATEDLASLNRTWQMRNNPNRIHQQQKLSLKDAISASISMGKLVSGASNMDSNSVPKYANPFWKEMIVIAQRSFTNSRRAPELFGARFGAVIITGLILATIFWKLDNTPKGVQERLGFFSFAMSTTFYTCAEAIPVFLLQRYIFMRETAYNAYRRWSYVISHAIISIPSLIVLSVAFAATTYFAVGLAGGASGFLFYLTFVFASFWAGNSFVTFLSGIIFNLMMAYTVVVAILAYFVLFSGFFITRDRIPSYWLWFHYASLVKYPYQGVMQNEFEDPLKCFVRGTQVFDGSPLRALPEAVKLNLLKTMSKTLGMNITRTTCLTTGSDILKQTGVTDVDKWSCLWITIALGFFFRVLFYFALLIGSKNKRR; encoded by the coding sequence ATGCCTCGAAGCTTCGGATACGACAGCCTCTCGGTGAGCAGCGACATGCCATTTCTTGGCCCGAGGCAGGCCATGGACCTCCAAGAATTCAGCCGCAAGCCCAAGCGCTCCACCTCCCACACCCTCGGCGAGCTTCTCCAGCGCATAGGCGACTCTACCACAACCTCCCCCACCCACCCCCACCTCCAACACCCCTCCCCCTCCGTCCCCTTGCTCCTCTCCTTCGACAACCTCACCTACAGCGTCAGCGCCGGCAGATCATTCCTCCCCGCCTGCCTCACCCGGCGCACTAGCACTAACACCGAGAAAAAGGTCCTGCTCAACGACATCTCGGGGGAGGCCAGGGACGGCGAGATCATGGCCGTCCTCGGTGCCAGCGGCTCGGGAAAATCCACCCTGATCGACGCGCTAGCCAACCGCATCGCCAGGGAGAGCCTGAAGGGGTCCATCACCCTCAACGGGGAAGCCTTTGAGTCGAAGCTTCTTAAAGTGATCTCCGCTTATGTGATGCAGGACGACCTCCTATTCCCCATGCTGACCGTGGAGGAGACGCTCATGTTCTCCGCCGAGTTCCGCCTCCCCCGAACCATGCCGAGGTCCCGCAAGAGGTCCCGCGTCCAGGCCCTGATCGACCAGCTCGGCCTCCGCAGCGCCGCCAACACCATCATCGGCGACGAGGGCCGCCGCGGCGTCTCCGGCGGCGAGAGGCGGCGCGTCTCCATCGGCACCGACATCATCCACGACCCCatcctcctcttcctcgacGAGCCCACCTCCGGCCTCGACTCCACCAGCGCCTTCATGGTGGTTAAAGTCCTCCAGAGGATCGCGCAGAGCGGCAGCATCGTGATCATGTCCATCCACCAGCCCAGCTACCGAATCCTCAAGCTCCTCGACCGCCTCATCATCCTCTCCCGCGGCCAAACCGTCTTCAGCGGCCTCCCGGCCTCCCTCCCGCTCTTCTTCGCCGAGCACGGCCACCCCATACCTCCCCACGAGGACAAAACCGAGTTCGCCCTCGACCACATCCGAGACCTCGAGGCCACCCCAGGTGCCACCGAGGATCTCGCGAGCTTAAACAGAACTTGGCAGATGAGAAATAACCCTAATCGAATCCATCAACAGCAAAAACTCTCTCTCAAAGACGCAATCAGCGCCAGCATTTCAATGGGAAAACTCGTCTCCGGGGCCTCAAACATGGACTCGAATTCAGTCCCCAAATACGCCAATCCCTTCTGGAAAGAGATGATCGTGATCGCGCAGCGATCCTTCACCAACTCCAGAAGGGCTCCTGAGCTATTCGGAGCCCGGTTCGGAGCAGTGATCATCACCGGATTAATCCTGGCCACCATCTTCTGGAAGCTGGACAACACCCCCAAGGGCGTCCAGGAGAGGCTAGGCTTCTTCTCCTTCGCCATGTCCACCACCTTCTACACCTGCGCGGAGGCAATACCGGTCTTCCTCCTCCAGAGATACATCTTCATGAGAGAGACCGCCTACAACGCCTACCGCCGCTGGTCCTACGTCATCTCCCACGCCATCATCTCCATCCCCTCCTTAATAGTCCTTTCCGTAGCCTTCGCCGCGACAACCTACTTTGCGGTGGGGCTGGCCGGTGGCGCCTCTGGTTTCCTCTTCTACCTCACATTCGTCTTCGCATCCTTCTGGGCGGGGAACTCATTCGTCACGTTCCTCTCCGGGATCATATTCAACCTGATGATGGCTTACACAGTGGTGGTGGCGATCTTGGCCTATTTCGTTCTCTTCAGCGGCTTCTTCATCACGAGGGATCGGATCCCCTCCTACTGGTTATGGTTCCACTACGCTTCCCTGGTGAAGTACCCTTACCAGGGGGTGATGCAGAACGAGTTCGAGGATCCGTTGAAATGCTTCGTGAGGGGGACTCAGGTGTTCGACGGATCGCCGCTGAGGGCGCTGCCGGAGGCGGTGAAGCTGAACCTGCTGAAGACGATGAGCAAGACGCTGGGAATGAACATCACGAGGACGACGTGCTTGACGACGGGGTCGGACATTCTGAAGCAGACGGGGGTCACTGATGTAGACAAATGGAGCTGCTTGTGGATCACCATTGCTTTGGGGTTTTTCTTTAgggttttgttttattttgcgcTCTTGATTGGGAGCAAGAACAAGAGAAGGTGA
- the LOC121764670 gene encoding protein CANDIDATE G-PROTEIN COUPLED RECEPTOR 7-like: MRNLIPLLLPFLLIASFTSAEIKNLKISSDSRPMILFERFGFTHTGQASITVSSVSVMSNVASPEPSRLGFFLLSEESLIQVLIELQSNPAFCVLDSKYINLLFTFRDLSPPPHSSFSHSYPITSPNEYSLFFANCAPESTVSMNVRTELYNLDGRGDEKDYLSAGLTQLPSLYFCFSVIYVSFLAYWIYVLLQNKKSVHRIHLLMGLLVVMKALNLLCAAEDKHYVKVTGTPHGWDVLFYIFQFIRVVLLFTVIVLIGTGWSFLKPFLQEKEKKVLMIVIPLQVLANFASIVIGETGPFIKDWVTWNQVFLLVDIICCCAIIFPIVWSIRSLRETSKTDGKAARNLSKLTLFRQFYIVVIGYLYFTRIVVFALRTIAAYKYQWVANAAEEIASLAFYAIIFYMFRPVEKNEYFALDEEEESAAEMALKDEDFEL, encoded by the coding sequence ATGAGGAACCTAATCCCTCTTCTCCTTCCGTTCCTCCTCATAGCATCCTTCACCTCCGCCGAGATAAAAAATCTCAAAATCTCCTCTGATTCACGCCCGATGATCTTATTCGAACGATTCGGCTTCACGCACACTGGCCAAGCCTCCATCACCGTCTCCTCCGTCTCCGTCATGTCCAATGTCGCCTCGCCGGAGCCGTCGCGTCTCGGATTCTTCCTCCTATCGGAAGAATCCCTGATTCAGGTTCTGATTGAGCTTCAGTCAAATCCTGCCTTTTGTGTCCTCGATTCCAAGTACATTAATCTACTCTTCACCTTCCGCGATCTGTCACCGCCTCCTCACTCCTCCTTCTCCCACTCGTACCCGATCACGTCTCCCAACGAGTACTCGCTCTTCTTCGCCAATTGCGCGCCTGAATCTACTGTGTCGATGAACGTGCGGACCGAGCTGTACAATCTCGACGGCCGTGGGGATGAGAAGGACTACTTATCCGCTGGTTTAACTCAACTGCCGTCGTTGTATTTCTGTTTCTCTGTTATATATGTATCGTTTCTGGCTTACTGGATCTATGTGTTGTTGCAAAATAAGAAGTCTGTTCATAGAATCCATTTGCTTATGGGGCTTCTGGTTGTTATGAAAGCATTGAATCTGCTTTGTGCTGCCGAGGATAAACATTATGTGAAGGTCACCGGGACTCCACATGGATGGGATGtgttgttttatattttccagTTTATTAGGGTTGTTTTGTTGTTTACCGTCATCGTCTTGATCGGTACTGGATGGTCATTTCTGAAGCCATTTTTgcaggagaaggagaagaaggtGTTGATGATTGTGATCCCATTGCAGGTCTTGGCCAATTTTGCATCCATTGTGATTGGAGAGACTGGTCCCTTTATCAAGGATTGGGTAACTTGGAACCAGGTGTTCCTGTTGGTTGATATAATCTGTTGCTGTGCCATTATTTTCCCAATTGTGTGGTCTATTAGGTCATTGAGGGAGACATCAAAGACTGATGGGAAGGCTGCTAGGAATCTGTCCAAGCTGACTCTGTTTAGGCAGTTTTACATAGTTGTAATTGGGTATCTCTACTTCACGAGGATAGTAGTGTTTGCTCTCAGGACCATTGCTGCATACAAGTACCAGTGGGTGGCTAATGCCGCCGAGGAGATTGCCAGTCTTGCTTTTTATGCTATAATCTTTTACATGTTTAGGCCTGTTGAGAAGAATGAGTACTTTGCACTTGATGAAGAAGAGGAATCTGCTGCAGAGATGGCTCTTAAAGATGAAGACTTCGAGCTTTGA
- the LOC121778512 gene encoding uncharacterized protein At2g29880-like, translating to MSDYIPKKFTLGKIGSPYGRNSKTKGDRTRRSWSDSEEANLLLGLKDLVTHGWKADNGFRAGYLSRLEENLKREFPSTDLKGNPHIDSKITAWKKSYNLLTNILDRSGVGFGYNGDFKIDCDDEQWAQIVKHDRNASGMRNKAWPYLEQWKEIFGKDRTNGVGAEDVMDAVNSLYSRQNLNTSNGSQDYNMSLDDLSATEPMSKQSTPDEVGKSSPQSTKVVVFDKSSGRKRKHDDSLDALDELLNKMHEGTNVRLKYLSMRIGYEFDLTKAQKDMYDLLGTIPGLTMDQKFDAGEIIVEKVERLNFFMGLPECARLPYVMCALEKRRAT from the exons ATGTCTGATTACATTCCTAAGAAGTTCACACTAGGAAAGA TTGGTTCTCCCTATGGTCGAAACAGTAAGACTAAAGGGGATCGCACTCGTCGAAGCTGGTCTGACAGTGAAGAGGCCAATCTGTTACTGGGACTGAAGGATCTTGTAACCCATGGGTGGAAAGCCGACAACGGATTTCGAGCAGGTTATCTGTCTAGGCTGGAGGAGAATTTGAAGCGAGAATTTCCATCAACTGACCTAAAGGGCAACCCTCATATCGATTCGAAGATAACGGCTTGGAAGAAGTCTTACAATCTACTGACTAATATTCTTGACCGTAGTGGTGTTGGCTTCGGCTACAATGGGGACTTCAAAATCGACTGTGACGATGAGCAGTGGGCTCAAATAGTGAAG CATGATCGGAATGCTAGCGGTATGCGCAATAAGGCTTGGCCTTATTTGGAACAGTGGAAAGAAATCTTTGGAAAAGACCGCACTAATGGAGTCGGGGCTGAGGATGTCATGGATGCAGTGAACAGCCTATACTCCCGCCAGAATCTCAACACCTCCAATGGTTCTCAGGACTACAACATGAGCTTGGATGACCTTTCTGCCACTGAGCCAATGTCCAAACAGTCCACACCGGACGAGGTGGGTAAAAGCTCACCTCAGAGTACCAAGGTTGTTGTGTTTGACAAAAGCTCGGGCAGAAAGCGAAAGCATGATGACTCCCTTGATGCTTTAGACGAGCTCCTTAACAAGATGCACGAGGGAACTAACGTCAGGCTGAAGTACTTGTCCATGCGGATAGGTTATGAATTCGACCTGACCAAGGCCCAGAAGGATATGTATGATTTGCTTGGAACTATCCCGGGACTGACCATGGATCAGAAATTTGATGCTGGTGAGATAATTGTTGAGAAGGTGGAACGTCTCAATTTCTTCATGGGACTGCCTGAGTGTGCTCGTCTTCCCTACGTGATGTGTGCGCTTGAGAAGCGGCGTGCTACCTGA